A single Lactuca sativa cultivar Salinas chromosome 8, Lsat_Salinas_v11, whole genome shotgun sequence DNA region contains:
- the LOC111903688 gene encoding transcription factor ILR3, whose protein sequence is MEIDQVEENPNWLFDYGLMDDISAADFTAPPPSAVGFTWPSTAITCSASVPAVSVEIESSFIDFEGFKGTASRKRLKSESCSNVYGSKAGREKLRRDRMNERFLELGSILEPGRPPKTDKTAILNDAIRMIAQLRNETERLNESNVDLQEKIKELKAEKNELRDEKQRLKADKEKLEQRVKSMSGQPGGYLTHHTAMRAAFAAQGQASGNKLMPFVGYPSVGMWQFMPSSVVDTSQDHVLRPPVA, encoded by the exons ATGGAAATTGATCAAGttgaggaaaaccctaactggCTTTTCGATTATGGATTGATGGATGATATCTCCGCCGCTGACTTCACCGCTCCGCCACCGTCGGCCGTTGGTTTTACTTGGCCTTCGACGGCCATCACCTGCTCAGCATCAGTACCTGCTGTAAG TGTTGAGATTGAAAGCTCATTTATCGATTTTGAAGGCTTTAAAGGAACAGCATCACGCAAACG GTTAAAGTCTGAATCTTGCAGCAATGTTTATGGGTCGAAAGCAGGACGTGAGAAATTGCGTAGAGATAGGATGAATGAGAG GTTCTTGGAATTGGGTTCGATTCTTGAACCTGGAAGGCCACCGAAAACGGATAAGACTGCAATCTTGAACGATGCTATTCGAATGATAGCACAGCTTCGAAATGAAACGGAGAGGCTTAATGAGTCAAATGTTGATTTGCAGGAAAAAATTAAGGAATTAAAG GCTGAGAAGAACGAACTCCGTGATGAAAAGCAGAGGCTAAAAGCGGATAAAGAGAAGCTCGAACAACGAGTCAAATCCATGAGCGGTCAACCTGGCGGCTATCTGACACATCACACCGCCATGCGGGCGGCATTTGCCGCCCAAGGACAAGCTTCCGGAAACAAATTGATGCCGTTTGTCGGTTACCCTAGTGTTGGCATGTGGCAGTTCATGCCATCTTCGGTGGTCGACACCTCACAGGATCACGTCCTTCGACCTCCAGTCGCGTAA
- the LOC111903784 gene encoding uclacyanin 1, with amino-acid sequence MTKVATMRGTLMGFVAIAMLLELAMAVDHTVGAPSGGWDVSTDMQTWATSQTFVVGDNLVFQYGPSHDVLEVSKADYDSCSSSSPISTAITSPTTIPLTTTVSRYFICGRSNHCSQGMKVEVTTVAGAPTPPQTTPPSTPTTPSNAPPSDSTPPPQTINPPAPSSAITVKMTVGSLLGFGFFVMMVLSL; translated from the exons ATGACTAAGGTGGCGACTATGAGAGGAACACTAATGGGGTTTGTTGCTATTGCAATGCTCTTGGAGTTGGCGATGGCGGTGGATCACACTGTTGGAGCTCCGAGTGGAGGGTGGGACGTGTCTACTGATATGCAAACGTGGGCTACATCCCAAACGTTTGTAGTAGGAGACAATTTAG TTTTCCAATATGGACCTTCTCACGATGTGCTTGAAGTGTCTAAGGCGGACTATGATTCTTGTTCATCGTCAAGTCCTATTTCCACCGCCATTACTAGCCCTACCACAATCCCACTTACAACGACCGTAAGCCGCTACTTTATCTGTGGTAGAAGTAATCATTGTAGCCAAGGAATGAAGGTTGAGGTCACAACGGTGGCAGGAGCGCCGACACCACCACAAACCACCCCTCCTTCCACCCCAACCACGCCATCAAATGCACCCCCGAGTGATTCAACACCACCACCACAGACCATAAACCCTCCCGCTCCCTCATCAGCTATCACTGTAAAGATGACCGTTGGTTCTTTACTTGGATTTGGATTCTTCGTGATGATGGTATTATCCCTCTAA